The sequence CTGCGCTGCACTTAACTGCAGTCCGATGTTCGCGGTGGCTGCTTTAGCCGCAAGTACATAAACGTCTGCCGCTTCTTCCTGCTTTCCTGCCACCCCATAGGTATAGGCCAGTTCCGCCTGAACTTCGGGATTCCTCGATCTAATCTCTTTCAATGATGCAATCGCCTCGTCATACTGACCGTTTTCGCGGTAGTACCCGGCAATGGCTCGCAGCACATCAGGGTCCTCCGGTGCCCGGCTTTTCGCTCGCAGCAACATTCGCTTCGCCTGCTCCGGCTGATCAAGGCGCCGATAGACTTGAGCCATCAACACCTCTATGTGGGACGATGGCTTCTGACTGTCTGCCTGTTCCAGGAACCCGAGAGCACGTTGTGGATCCGAGCCCAGGAAGAGCTCTCCCGCAAATGCCAGGATCTCGGGATTCTTCGGACTCACTGTAAGCGTCTTCAGCAGCAGCTGGCGTGCCTCTTCCTGGCGCCCCATTTTTGCGTACGTTTGAGCTAATCCCGACAGTGCAGCTCCGGAACTGGGTTGAATCACCTGTGCGTGCTGATAAGCATCCTCCGAGAGTTGGTAACGGCCGGCGAGGCGCGCTGCGTAACCCAGAAGCAGCCATAGGCTGGCATCCGAAGGTGCTGCTCTTGTAGCTCGTTCGGCATAATCTACGGCAGCTGCGTAGTTACCGGTGCGCAAGGCATCCTGCGCCGCATGGGCCTGACGGGCTACTTCCACGCCCGACCCCCACCCGATTCCCGACTGCGCTGCGTCGCTGTTCCCCGACTGCTTGGAAGTTGACGCAGGCTTTCCGTTCGGGTTGGCAATTTCAAAATTCTGCGCCCAGGCGTTGCCGGTTACCGCGATCAACCAGAGCGCGGCGCAGCACAGGACCTTTCCCATGCTCGTCATACACGTAGGCTCCGAGTTCAGTCTCAGCAAGCTCACCTGCTTAGCGCGACTTCAGATGCACCGCTTTCCAATCAGGCTGCTTCATCCCTCATAAGGCGCGGATCTACCAGCGTTCAAATAAGTTATGGTCATTCTCGGCAACCAGAAAACTCTGAGAGGACTTTCCGAATCCAACGCTTTCGCCCGGGGAAAAGGAGGAGTTCTTGGCGAGCTTAGGACAAACCTATGTCGATCGGCCGTTGCTTGCTCATCGTGGCCGCCCAATATCGCTTCTGATCATCGTTCTGCTCGCCATAGCCATACACGGCCCGCTCCTCTTTATGCAGCTGCCTGCATCTTCTTACGACACCAACTTCCACATCTTTCTGGCGTCGCATTATTCTCAGCATTGGTTCAATCCCTGGAATGAAAAGTGGTTCGCCGGCTTCTCGCAGACTACTTATCCGCCGCTTACACATCAATGGATCGCCTTGTTTTCTAAGGTTATTGGTCTGGACATGGCCTACATGCTGGTCCAGCTCATCTTCATCGTGCTGCTGGTCGTGGGAGTAATGCGATATGCGCGGATCTGGGTTGATGAATCCGCGGCCAGCTATGCAGCTATAGGAAGCATTTTTCTCGGAGCCTTGGCATTCCTGGTGTACGGCGCAGGACAGCTGGCCACGGTCGCAGGGGCTGGCTTGTTTCTTAATGCGCTACCTTATTTCTATGAATGGTCCGCAAATGCAAGCGTGCGTGCTTTACTTAAGGGACTCGTGCTGGCCATAGCAGCAGCATCAGCTCATCATGTCACGTTAATTTTCGGCGCAATTCTGTTTGCTGGACCGGTAGTCTGGGTGGCTTACCAAGACGTGAAATATCATGCCGTGGAGGGCAGCCCTGCCGGCGCATTGTCGCGCGCATTCGCTTTTCTCGCACTATGCGGAATTGGAGTCGGAATCGTGCTCCTGCCCTTCTGGATTTCGCTCATCCAGCATCCCATCAAGCAGATTCCGATCCCCCACCCCAGCCGCGAGAATTTCCTGCTCAACTCATTGGTAGGCATGAATTATTTCGTGGTCCCTTACGGACTACTGCTGCTGGCCCTTCCATTCGTAGTGATACGAGGGTCTTCCGTCCGACGCCTGCGGCCACTGCTGTTCGGTTTTTGGCTGACCTTCCTTCTGGGATTGGGTGGAACCACTCCCGTCCCCCGCTGGCTACTGGGACGCGCCTTTGAGATTCTCACCTTCGAGCGCTTTACCTTCTGGGCAGCTTTGATGACATTGCCGATCGTCGGATTGCTGGCTGTTGAGCTGATTGATCGTTTCGACAGTTTCGCGCAAGTTGGCTTGTCGTTTGCGGCGATAGCCTGTTTGGCGCTTGCGCTGGGATGGACCACCGCAAGCCCTTATCGTTCCGCGCCAGTCTCGAATGTAGATCAGGTAGTGTCATTCTTAAATCGTGATGGTCACGATCAATATCGTTATTTGACTCTCGGATTCGGAAGTTCCCTGGCTAAGGTTTCCACCTACACCGATGCCAGTAGTGTGGATGGCGATTACAACTCGGCTCGCCTTCTTCCTGAGATGACGCAATACGGCGGCGCCCAACTCACCAACGCGAAATTCTACGGCTCGGCAGGTATGGAATCGCTGCGCGCTATGCTCAAGCATGCGAATCGCTACGGACTGAAATATATCTTCGTGCGCGATCGTTACTACGAACCGCTGTTGGCATTTGCCGGCTGGCGCAAGATCGAAACCTACAACGGAGGCGAGATCACAGCCTGGTCTAAAGAGGATGTGCCTCCCGCACACAAGATCGAGTCTGACGCAATACCAGCACCTTGGGAAGGATTGCTGTGGGGAATTCTGCCCATCGGCAGCAGCCTGCTGGCGATTCTGCTTGCGCTGATGCTGCCCGCTCGGCGCCGAGTTCGCGAGGAAGTCGGGGCCTTAGCTCCTCTCAATGAGCACTCGGCCGCGTGAAGGAACTATCTATGAACCGTGGATTGCCTGTACTGATATTGATCGTAACCATCGGGTTGGTAGCAGTTGCAACGCTCTGGCCCGGATCGATCGGCGCCACCACTGGCATTGCCGCCGGTTCCGCGCTGGCAAAACGCGCAACCACAACCCCAGAATTGGCGCTCTCCTCTTTTCTACACGCTGTGCAAAGACGTGACTGGGCCTCGGCTTTTAACCAGTTAGCCAATCCTAACGAATCGCAACGGCCTGAGTTTGTACAGGAGCTGGCCGGCAGCGATGGAAGCTTGCGTACCTACTCCACGCTAGAGGGCTGGGACTTTCATCCGCTGCACCAAACCGATGACTCAGCAAAATTCCGGGCGTCGTTGCGATGGTCCACCGCCGTCGGCCCGGTCTTTGATGAGAGAGATTTCGATCTTCAGCGACAAGGCGATGCATGGAGAGTAGTCTGGTCGCCTCCCAACCAGCCAAAGACTCCGGCCCAGGTTTTACCTGTGAACTTTCTTCGTTGGGACGTGATTGCTGGTTCCGGCCAGGACTGGGGATCGCAGAACCTGGACGCTCCTCGCGTCACGATTCTCTCCATGAATGCGGTCCAATACCTTGACAAGACGGTAGTGATGGGAGAAGTGGTGAATCAGGATACGATCCCCGCATTCGTAAATGTCAATGCCACTCTGGTCGATGGGAACGGTAACTCTATAGACGAAGAGAGCAGCTTCGACAAGATCGTTCACATTCTTCTTCCCAAACAGGTGGCTCCGTATCGCATCGACTTTCCCAACATCGTTCTGCAGCGGGTAAAGAACGTTCGCATGGATGTGAAGGCCACGGTGGTTCCGGCCGCGGCTGATCCCGTGATCAGCGTAATGGATCAAAAGCTGACCAAGTCACCCCAAGGTGGAGCGGTGCTGGAGGGTCAATTACTGAATCAGAGCGGCCAGACAGTCAACATCCCGCACATCATTGCCAGCTTTTATGACAAGGACAGCAAGGTGATTTGGGTCTCGGATGGTTACGTGGATCAGGCGTTGCTCCCACAGGTCCCGGAGAAGTTCGCGGTCGAGGTGCCCGAGTCGATTGTCGCGAAGGTGCAGAACTACCATGCGGTGGTCAACCAGTACAGTTTTGACCGGCCTTAATATGCGCTTCACTATTTGCTGGCTGCTGCTTGCGGTTACCGGTCCAAGTTGCCTGGCTCAAGTAGAGAGCCTCGGCCCGCCAAACGGCGCCGTGGCTGGACGTGGCTTTTCGTTCTCCGCCCGAGGCAAAGGCGAAGCAACTCTCTATCTGGCCGGCCCTGCCAGTTCTGTCAAACGCTCGGTAAGACTTGAAGGTGAGATACCCATCGCCCCAGAGGAGGCTCGCGCAGCTGGAAGATACACTGCTGTTTTATGTTCGGGGACATGCATTAGCACTGAGTTGTATGTTGGTCCTGCAGATGTGGATAGCCTGGCTTTGCTGGCTCATCCCTCGCGCGTACCAGTTTCGCAGGGTGACGCGATTAGCGGCGTGGCCTTGCTGTTCGATCGATTTCACAACTTGGTTGTGATACCGCAAGCAGTTCAATTCACTCTAGCGATGCCCGGCTTCCGGGCCCAGTCTCAGACAGTTTCCACGCGGGACGGGATAGCGTGGGTCCGCGTAGCTTCCGGCAAGGAGTCCGGACGAACGGAGCTCACTGCTTCTGTAGCCGGCATTTCTACGCGCAGAGTGGTACAGCAGGTTGCCTCCGAGCCCTGTCACCTCAGGATCACCACGCAGCCTACGACCCAAGGCATTCTCGTGCAGACGGATCCCGTGCGCGATTGCGCTGGGAATCCAGTGCCCGACGGAACTACTGTCAGCTTCACGCGCGTAAGTGAAAACGGAAGATCAACTGTGGATGCACCCGTGAAGCAAGGGATTGCGCGAGCCTATCTCGGGCCTGACGGCCCGGGGGTAATCTCTGTGGCTTCCGGTGTGACTATGGGAAACGAGATACATCTGGGCAGGTGAACGTGAGACCCGAATCAAATCCATTTTTCCGGCAAATCAATCCTACGACACTCGTATGCCTGGTCTGGTTTTTCTTGGCTACCGGAGCTGCGATTGCTGGTGAACCGCCGAAGATCGAACTCATCGGCAGCCGGATTGGGCCGCGCACCTTGGAACCAATCACGGCGAAAAACATTGTCCGTGACTATGGCCGTGCGTGGGAGGTTTTATCCACAGCCTACGATCAAAATTCCGCGCTGCCGCTAGCCTCCTATTTTGCGGGCGCCGCCCAGCAAAACCTCACCGACGCCATTAATAGCGGTAACAAAAGCGGCCTTCATAGGCGTTATCGAGACATTAGCCACCGCTTGCAGCCTCTGTTCTATTCGCCGGAAGGGGACCTTCTGGAATTCCGCGACACCGCCCAGTTGCACTTGCAGATTCTGGATGGAGACAAAGTAATCCATGAGGAGGAGACTCAACTTCAGTATGTGGTGTTGATGACACCTGCTGCGGACAAATGGGTCGTGCGCCTCCTGGAGACTGTTCCTCAATCCCGATCGATAGCTGATCAAAATAAATGACGGATTATCGATCCCCCATCATGGCCCTGTCTTCCGCCGTCCTCGGTGACCGCGCGTGCCGGCAGATCTGGCTGCGACTGGCCACGGGTCTCGTGACGGCGGTTGTCCTTCTTTGTGCTGGTTGTCAGAAGAGAGATCCAAGAGCAGTAATTCGGAATGTGCAAGGTCCGCCTCCCGCTCCCGCGGTCCTGGCCGTTTATATGCCTTGGTTCGGGGATCATGGCCATATGAATGTGGGATATTCCAGCCAGGACCCCGTCACGCTTCGGCGGCAAATAGAAAAAGCTGAGAGCATGGGCATCTCCGGCTTCGTCGTGAACTGGTATGGCGATCGGCAACCCTACCTTGATCGTAGTTATGCTCTCTTGCAGCAGTTGGCAACCGAAACACCGTTCAAGGTCGCTCTTATGTATGACGAGTCGGACGGAGACCAGGCCCAAGCCACCGATGATGCAATCGCAGCGTTCGACAAAGCCTACAAATCCTATGTCGGTCCCGATGCTGCAGCCCGTACCGCCTATCTGACTTATCAGGGACGACCAGTAATCTTTGTTTTCCCAAAGGGCGGCCACACTGATTGGAATCGGATACGCCAACACGCAAATAGCTGGGCCGTGCCCCCGTTATTGCTGTACAAGGATGAGCCTCCTGCAAACGAGAGTAGCGCCTTCGATGGCGAATATGCCTGGGTTCATCCCAGTGGTAGCCAGTGGTCCCCCGACGGCAGCGACTGGGGCGCAGACTACCTCGAGGCGTTTTACAAGCGAATGCTCAACCGTCACCCCGATAAGATCGCGGTCGGCGCAGCTTGGCCGGGCTTTGATGATCGCAGCGCCCCCTGGAGCCTCAACCGCTACATCGACCCGCGCTGCGGACGCACCTTCGAAGATTCCTTTCGCCTCTTTCGCCGCTATTACGACCGTTCCCATCCTTTGCCATTCTTACTGATCGCGACCTGGAACGACTATGAGGAGGGTACGGCTATCGAGCGTGGCATTGCGACTTGCACCTCCGGTCCACGTAATTCCTCTGCCTGGAGGGCTAATCCCTAGCGCGCCCCACACAACTCCTCGAAATGTCGTGCCATCTCACCCCAATCGCACAATGATGGCTTCCCGCAAACACGAATCCAGTACTCTGTTCGCCACACTCAGGAGATTATTAGGGAATGAAGCCTCCCGCCTGAATCTTGAGTCTTCGGAATTCGACAGCACCTTGCAATCGATCGCTCGGCTGAACCCCGACGAATTGAGCGAGTTGCTGGAGCTGGCCGATCAACACCACGTGTGGGTACGTGTAATGGCGCTCCTGCAGCATGCCGCTGGCTTGGCCGGGAATGATCCGTTGCTCAGGTGGACCGAGAATGAGTTGTGGCGCGAGCGTGCCAGAGCCGAAAAAGACGTTCAACTTCTGAAAGCGATCTGTGATTTGCTCGAGCAGGCCGGTTGGCCAGCTACAATCATCAAGTCTCTCGATCACTGGCCGGATCTCGGCAGCGACTTTGATCTCTTTACACGTAGCCACCCGGAAGTAGTAGTGAGCGTTCTCACAAAACAATTTCATGCTCGCGTGGAGTCCCGAAGTTGGGGTGATCGGCTGGCGAACAAGTGGAACTTTCGGGTGCCTGGCCTTTCTCGCTTGATCGAAATACACGTCAAGGTGTTGGGGCAAACTGGCGAGCAAGAAGCTCTGGGCTGCCGTTTAGAAAATCGGCGACTGTTCAAGTCGGTGGCTCGCTACTGCTTTTCTGTGCCAGCTCCAGAAGAGCAAATAGTCATTGCCACATTGCAACGCATGTACCGTCATTTTTATATTCGACTCTGTGACATCTTAGATGTTGCACATCTTCTCGAAAACAATGCCATAGATTTTCGCGAGCTGAAAACTACTGCGGATTTGGGCGGTGTTTGGCCAGGCGTCGCAACGTTCCTCGTCATCGTCGCTGAGTACGCTAATGAATATGGGTTCGGTGCATTCGAGTTACCACATCAGGTCCGCTCTTCAGCCAGGTTTGACAGTAGCATGACCTACATTGCCCGACAGTATGTGAGAGTCCCAATTCTGCCGCAGGCGGCCGGACTCTATCTTTCACAACTCCTCTCCTCTGGCTCCAAGGTTAAATTGAGCACCACATTGCGGCTCAGTTTGCTTCCCCCTCTCGCAGCAGCGGCTTTCCTTGGTACAAAGATCACCGGAAGTGACAAGGGAATTTGGTAGCTGCACGCAATTAGAGAAGCTGCTGCAATATAGAAGTCCTTGGTATGGTGGAAGACTGCCTCAAGCGTTTACAGAGTTCACCGTATGGAGCCCTTGGGGTGAAAAATGTAATTAGAAAGAGGAGAAAAAATGTAAGGAGAGAGGCTCCAGTCAAAATCCGGATGTTACCGGTACGGCAATCGCTTGAGTTTTTGGAGTGATCGTCGCAGTACTGCCCGAATACCTAGATGAGAATTGCCCAGGTTGCACCGTTGTACGAGAGCGTACCGCCAAAACTGTATGGAGGAACTGAGCGGGTTGTTTCCTACCTAACAGAGGAATTGATCCGGCAAGGTCA comes from Terriglobales bacterium and encodes:
- a CDS encoding endo-1,3-alpha-glucanase family glycosylhydrolase; the protein is MNVGYSSQDPVTLRRQIEKAESMGISGFVVNWYGDRQPYLDRSYALLQQLATETPFKVALMYDESDGDQAQATDDAIAAFDKAYKSYVGPDAAARTAYLTYQGRPVIFVFPKGGHTDWNRIRQHANSWAVPPLLLYKDEPPANESSAFDGEYAWVHPSGSQWSPDGSDWGADYLEAFYKRMLNRHPDKIAVGAAWPGFDDRSAPWSLNRYIDPRCGRTFEDSFRLFRRYYDRSHPLPFLLIATWNDYEEGTAIERGIATCTSGPRNSSAWRANP